The genome window GCACGGCTTGGGCGGCAGCTTCGGTATTCACCGTGATGCGCACCAGCTCCGAACCGGCACGGGCCAAGGCTCCCACCTGGGCCGCCGTGGCGGCGGCGTCCGCCGTATCGGTGTTAGTCATCGACTGCACGACGATGGGAGCATTGCCGCCCACCCACACGCCGCCCACATCGACCGCGACCGTTTTGCGCCGCGAAGGCATCAGTTGCGGACCACAACAGCGCGGACGATGTCGTTGTAGACGACCACCGTCATCAGAATCAGCAGGAACGCGAAGCCGGCCTGGTAGACGCGCTCCTTGATCCGGGTCGAGACATCATGCCGCAGGATTGACTCGATGAACAGGAACAGAATCATGCCGCCATCGAGCACCGGAATCGGCAGCAGGTTCAGCAGCCCGAGGTTCAGGCTGATGAGCGACGTGACCGAGAACAGCGGCAGCAGCGTGGGGGCGCGCGCCGCCTCGCCCGTCACTGCCGCAATGCCCACCGGACCTTGCAGCGTCTGGATCGAAGCTTTCTGCGAGACCAGCTTACCGACCAGATCCAGGATCACCATGCTGTAGCGCTTATTGTCCTGGAGCGAGTGTTGCAGCGCCTCAGAAAACGGCAAACGCAGGAAGGTGGTGTCGCTGGTAAACGCCGCGCCAATCATCCACTGCCGCTTACTCACATTTTCCGCCAGCGTCGGCGTAACCGGCAGCGTCAGCGACTTCCCGTTGCGTTCCACGGTAAGAGTGATGGTTTTGCCGGGAGTGCCGAGCTTGACCGAATCCAGAGGCGGCTGCACCGCCTGGATTTCTTCGACCAGATTGCCTGGATCGAGCACTTTACGGCCGTCCACGGCCAGCGCCAGATCACCCGGCTTCAACCCTGCCTGCTCGGCCGGCGAATTTTTGTTGACTTCGCCAAAGCGCGTCACTTCTTCGGGCGCCAAACCCACCAGCGGCGGATTGCTGTTGCCATCCTGAATCGGCGTCAGCGCGGTGTGCACAACCTGGCCGCCGCGGTCGATGGTCAGCGACAGCGGCCGGTCCACCGAGATCGCCGTCTGCATGAACAACGTTTCCCACGTGGGGTTCTGGTTGCCGCCGACCTCGATGATGCGGTCCTGGGGTCGAATTCCTGCCTTGGCGGCGGGCGAATCCGGCTGCACTTCGGCCACGACGGCCGGGCGGTCCAGGACCGGATTGTGCGGGTATTCGCGCATGTAGACGGGCACCAGCAGTCCGATCGCCAGCAAAATGTTCATCAACGGTCCGGCAAAGGCGATGATGAAACGCTGCCAGCGCGGCTTGGACAGGAATTCGTCCGGCTTGCCGCTGGGCTGGTCCATCGGATTCTCACCTGCCATGCGGACGTAGCCGCCCAGAGGAAGCAAGCTGATGCGGTAATCGGTATCCCCGGCCGTAAATCCCATCAGCCGCTTGCCGAAGCCGAGAGAGAAGGTCTCGACCCGCACGCCGAAAATCTTGGCCGCAATAAAGTGCCCCAGCTCGTGCACGAAGACGATGACGCCCAGGACAATTGCAACCGCAACAATGTCAATCAGGATGGGATTCATGTTCAAAAGTTGACGTGCTTAGCAGAGCGCCGCCAGCGCCGAAGCCGCCACTTCGCGCGCCTGCCGATCACAGGCCAGCGCTTCCGCGACGGTTGATATCGCAGACGCACCCATACGCTGCATCGTTTCCTCCACCACGCGCGCAATCGCCGGAAACTCGATCTGGCCGGCGACAAATGCCTCCAACGCAACTTCATCTGCTGCGTTGAGAACCGCCCCCGCACCTCCTCCAGCCCGCCATGCCTGCCGTGCCAACTCCAGGCATGGAAAACGCTGATCGTCCGGGGGCATAAATTCCAGCCGCCCTACCTCTTCTAATTTTAACGGCAAACGCTCCGTCGGGAGCCGGTCCGGATAAGTCAGGGCGTACTGGATCGGGGTTCTCATATCGGCCGTCCCCAACTGGGCTATGACGGATCCATCGGCAAATTCCACTAGGGAATGAACAATGGACTGAGGATGGACCAGCACACCTACCTGCGATTCTTCAAGCCCGAACAGGTGGCAGGCCTCCATGATTTCAAAGCCTTTATTCATCAGCGTCGCCGAATCCAGCGTGACCCGCGTGCCCATGTTCCAGGTGGGATGGCGAAGCGCCTGAGCAGGCGTCACATGGGCCAGCTCCGCCGCCGTGAATGTGCGGAAGGGTCCGCCGGAAGCCGTAAGGATCACGCGGGCCAGCTCCTGCCGCTTTCCGGCTCGCAGGCACTGATGAACCGCGCTATGCTCGCTGTCAATGGGAAGGATTCTCCCTCGGCCCAACCGTGCTGCTTCCAGCAAGGCGGCGCCGGAAACCACCAGTGCCTCTTTGTTCGCCAGCGCCACCGTGCAACCGCTGGAAAGGGCAGCCGAAATGGCCTCGAGCGCAGCCACGCCAACCACAGCCGCCACCACAAGGTCTGCGCCACACTGGCTGGCCGCGGCCAGCAGGCCCTCCTGGCCGGCGAGAATGCGAGGCGCGTAGTCGAGCTTCTGCCGCAGCGCTGCAATCGAGTCCTGATTTTTGACGGCGAGGAGTTGAGGCCGAAAGCGGTTCGCCTGTTCTGCAAGGATAGCGACATTGCTGCCGGCGGCAAGAGCGGTGATCTCAAAGCGGCCGGCGAGGCCTTGAATCACATCCAGCGTGTTGCGCCCGATAGAGCCGGTTGCGCCCAGGATAGCAACGCGGCGCGGTGTAGCAGAAGACATTGTTTTTGCTAATGAAAGTAGCTTACATAGTACCAAAGCACCGGCGCGGCGAAGAGCAGGGCGTCGATGCGATCGAGGATGCCGCCGTGGCCAGGCAGCAGGTTGCTCGAATCCTTTACCTGGGCGCCGCGTTTGAATAGCGATTCCACCAGATCGCCGATTTGCGCCGCGACATTGATGACACCGCCGAGCACCGCCATTTCCACGATCGGCCAGTGGCCCGGCGCGACATCGAACCATGCTCCAAATCCAGCTCCCAAGAGGATGGCGACGACAAGCGATGCGGCCGCACCCTCCCAGGTCTTTTTCGGACTGACGCGCGGCGCGATGCGATGCCGTCCCCAGGCGCGCCCGGCGTAGAGCGCGGCGGTGTCGCCAATCCAGACGACAGCAAAGAGAAAGAGCAGCCAAACGATGCCGGCGCTGCTGTTGCGGATGCTACCCAGCAGACCGAGCAATAAGCCCAGATAAAATGCGCCGAACAAGGTCAGACTGGCGTTGGAGGCGTGCGTGGCCATCAAACTCGGCTGGCACAGGGCCCGAATCCCGAGCGCCAGCAGCAGGCCCACCAGCACCGCGACCCAAACTTGCTCTCCGACGGTCATTGCCGTGAGCACCACAAAGGCACCTGTGGCCACGGAGCCGATCCAGAGGAAGGGCGAGGCGCCACACGCGCGCGCGAGGCCGTAAAATTCATGCGCGCCCAAAATGGCTACCGCCGCGAGGAGCACAGTAAATAGCCAGGCCGGCGCCCACACCACTACCGCCAGCACTGGAATAACCAGCGCGATCGCAGTCCAGACGCGCATCATGGACGTCGGCTTCCGCGCTCGGCTCGTGGCAGCTTCAGGCGATACCGTAGTTCCTCCTGGGCGGACAGGCCGCCGAAGCGGCGCTCGCGACTCTGAAATGCAAGCAGGGCCTGGAGCAAATCGGCGCCGCGGAAATCAGGCCAAAGCACCGGCGTGGTCCAGATTTCCGCGTACGCAAGTTGCCACAGCAAAAAGTTGCTGAGGCGCAGCTCGCCGCTGGTGCGAATGAGCAAATCCAGATCGGGCAGGTGTGCGGTGGAAAGATGCGCGGCGATATCGCTCTCGGTGATCGTCAGGTCCTCCAGACTTCCCTGCTGCCGCGCCTCTTCTACGATCGCCTGGCAGGCGTCGGCGAGCTCGTGGCGGGCACCATAATTCAACGCCAGGGTGAGCACCATGCCGGTATTGGCGGCGGTTGCGGCGAGGCTGCTCTCCAGATCGCGCTGTACCATTGCCGGCAGCTCGTGCAGGCGGCCAATGGCGCCCAGCCGCACGTTTTGCTGATTGAGCTCTCGGATCTCGCTGCGCAGATACCGGCGGAGCAGGCGCATGAGGAAATTGACTTCGGCTTGCGGCCGGCGCCAGTTCTCCGCCGAGAAGGCATAGAGCGTCAAGGCAGGAATATGGAGACGGACGCAGGCTTCCACGGTCGCCCGCACGGCGCGCACTCCGGCCAGATGGCCGGTGACACGCGGCCGGTGATAGCGCGCCGCCCAGCGTCCACTGCCATCCATAATGACGGCAATGTGGCGCGGCAACCGGGCCGGATCGACCCGGCGCTCCAGTTCCGTTTCATCCGGCGCGCCGGCGAACGCTGCGGTCGCGCCTTGCGATGCAGGAGCCATGATTCTGAATAGTATGGCGTATTGGCGGGAGCGTTAATCTTCGCTCAGCCAGGAGATCACGTCGTCGGCGGTAACGACGCCCAGGACCCGGCGCTGGTCATCGACCACCGGCAGCGCCAGCAGGTTGTACTTGTTGAACAACTCCGCCACGTCCGCTTCCGCCCGCTCCCGCTCCACGGCAATCGCTTCATCCGCCATATCCTGCAGCAGATTACTTGGGGCGGCGAGCAGAATACGGCTGACGGGGACGGCGCCGGAAAGCTGGCCCTCGTCGTTGAGCAGGAAGATGGTGGTTACACCGGAAATCGGCCCCTCGAAAGCGCGCGTCGCGGCGATAGCGGCAGCCGCGGTAGCGGATTCCGGGACCGCGATGAATTCCGTGGTCATGCGCCCGCCGGCGGTATCTTCTGGATATTCCAGCAGGTCGGCCACGTCTTCGCGTTCAGGCGCTTCCATCTCGCGCAGAATCTCTTCCGATTGTTCTGCGGGAAGGTCGGCCAGGACGTCGGCAGCCTCGTCCGGCTCCATTTCCTCGATGATGTCGGCGGCGTGATCGCTTTCGAGGCCCTCAATCAGCGAGCGCTGCAACTTGGGCGTGACCTCGCCGAGAATGTCGGCCGCCACTTCGTGGTCGAGCGAACCGAACACGGCATCGCGTCCGGCCGGCGCCAGCTCTTCCATGATATCGGCGGCGTCGGCCGGGTGCAGCCGGCCCAGGGCACGATAGGTGATCTGCAGGCGTATGCGCCGCGCGGGGTCGGTTTCTACCAGATCGAAGGCCCGCCAGGGGATGGGGCGCGAGTTCGGCCACTCGGAGGCGCCCTTGAGCCAGGCCCGGGGCACGGCGCCCTGCAGCAGGCGCCGCAGGGCCCCGGAGACGCCGATATCCACCTGCTGGGCGCGCAATTCGTAGCTGCCATCCTTCTCGCGCAGATCCATGCCAATGTCGTTGACGCGCACCACGCGGCGGCCATTGACATCAATGATTTGCTGGTCCAGAACGTCGTGACGCAAGAGCAAGTGGCCGGAGTTGATTTCCATGGGCACGGGCGAAACTTGCCGCATTTCCACGGTCATGCCCTCCAGGTCCAGGCCCAGCAGCCGTAGTGGCACTTCCCACAGGTTACCGTTATGGCGGTAAATCACCCGCCGCACCAGATTGTCGTCCGCCTCCGGTTCGACCACCAGCTCGCGCACGTTGCCGTAACGGTGGCCGTCGCCGCCCCGCAGAGGCAGGTTGATCAGTTCGGTCAGATAGAACATCCGCTACCAGTTTAATTCTGCTGCAAATTAGGCGAAAATGAATGCCGGAGGAGAATACCGCTATGCCTACGCCACCGGATCCCAATCTTACCGTCTGGTTCCGCGGTCAGTATGGACGCCTGGGCGATGCCAACGTGAACATCCTGACGCATGGGCTGAACTACGGCTCAGGCGTGTTTGAAGGCATCCGCGGTTACCACGACGAAGGCGACGGCAATCTCTACCTCATGCGGATTGCCGATCATTACCGGCGATGGAAGCACAACTGTGGCATTCTCCGGCTCCGGGTTCCCGAGAGTGTCGAGGAACTCTGCGAAATCACCGCGGAGCTTTGCCGCCGCAACCAGTTCCACACGAACGTCTATGTGCGCCCGCTCGCCTACAAGGCTTCGGCGGCCATTGGCGTGCATTCGGACAACAATGACGCCTATGCGATTGTGGTCGTGCCCTTTGGCGCGTACTTTCCCCGGCAAGGCGGCTTGCGCGCCGGCGTATCGGCGTGGCGGCGGGTGGATGACAACTCGATCCCCGGCCGCGGCAAGATTACCGGCGCCTATGCCAACAGCGTTCTGGCCGGCGATGACGCAGCCGCCAACGGTTACGACGAGGCCATCTTTCTCAACCAGGACGGTCACGTCTGCGAGGCGGCGGCTGCGAACCTGTTTATCGTCCGCAACGGAGAACTGCATACGCCCTCGATCACCGAAAATATCCTGGAAGGCATTACGCGGGATACCGTCATGGAGCTGGCGCGCGCGGAGTTGAAACTGACGGTGCGCGAGCGCCCGATTGACCGCACCGAGCTCTATATCGCCGATGAGATCTTCCTATGCGGCACGGGCGCAGAAATCGCGCCCATTATCGAAGTCGATCATCATACCGTAGGCGCGGGAAAGCCAGGGCCGCTGACGCAGAAGCTGAGCGAGGTATATCGCAACGCCACGCGTGGACACCTGCCTGCTTATCGCCACTGGCTCGCTCCTGCGTATGCGAACGAGGTTGTGCGTGCCTGAAATCGAGAACGAGACCCCTGCCAACGAAACCCTGCCGGAAGCTACGCCGGAGCCGGCAGCATCGCCGGAACCGGAACCGGCGGAAATGGCTGCGCCTGCCTTGCCGCCAGCGGCAACCGGGCAACCGCCTGCGGAGCCGCAGCGTCCACGGCGGCCACGGCACCGGCATGGCCGGAGGCGTCCTCGCCCCGCACCTTCCGTGAATACGGCGGCCGTGGCGGCCCCGGGCGCTGCGCCCTTGCCGCGCGCCACCCACCCCGCGCCCGCCACTACCGGCGTCGACCCTCGCTTTGACTGGCGTCGCGTCGTCCGCACGATGCTGGTTTCGCGGGCGCTGGACGCACTGGAGGAGAACGAACTCTATCCCAAGAAGGTTCCGTATCAGTTTTCGGCCCGCGGCCATGAACTGGGACAAATCCTACTGGGCACGATGCTGGTGGGCCCGCACGACGCCGCGAGCGGCTATTACCGATCCCGTCCGCTGCTGTTGACGCTGGGCCTGAGCGCGGCGGATGCGCTGGCCGGCGGCATGGGCAAAACCGGCAGTGTCAGCGAAGGGCGCGACATCGGCGCCGTGTACAATCTGCCGCGCCCGCCAGGCGAAGCCGGCGTGATCGTGCTGCCCATGTCGGGCGGCGTCGGCACCCAATTCACAACCACCGCAGGCTGGGCGCGGGCCATCACCTACTACCGCGATGAGCTGCGCCAGGCCAGCTACAAAGGATCGATCGCGGTTGCGCTCGGAGGCGAGGCCTCGTGCGCCGCCAACGGTTTCTGGTCGGCATTGAACATTGCCACCACCGAGCGGCTGCCCATGCTTTTTTACATCGAGGACAACGGCTTTGGCATTTCCGTGCCCGGCACGCGCCAGACGCCAGGGGGCAATATCGCCCAAAACCTGGCTTCGTTCCGCAATCTCCGCGTCTGGGATGGCGACGGCACCGACCCCGCCGACACCATCCGTTGTCTGAGCGGTGCGATCATGGCAGTGCGCGGCGACCGATCCCCGGCTCTGGTTCATCTGCGCATGCCGCGCCTGTCCGGCCACTCCGGTCAGGATACGCAAGCCTACAAGAGTGCCGAGCTGCTGGTTGCCGAACGCGCACGCGACCCGCTGCCGCGGCTGAAGGCGTACCTGGTGCCCTCGGCCTTCTACGAAGGAGAGTGGCAGCGTCTGGAACGTGAGGCGGACGAGGAGGTGCGCGCGGCCTTGGCCGAGGTCGAGCAGCGGCCGGATCCCGACCCGGCCACGCTGCAGCGCTACCTGTTTGCGCCACAACCGCGGGTAGCCGCGATGGAACCGGCCACCTCGGGCGCGCGCATGAACATGGTCGCAGCCATCCGGCGGACGGTCGAAGTGGAGATGGAACGCAATCCGCTGCTGCTGACGTTTGGCGAAGATGTTGGCGCCAAAGGCGGCGTGCATACTGCGACGCAGGATTTGCAATCTCGTTTCGGCCCGCGGCGCGTATTCGACACCAGCCTGTCGGAGGAAGGCATAATCGGCTCGGCGGTGGGCATGGCGTTGGCGGGCTTGCGGCCGGTGGCGGAGATTCAGTTCCGCAAGTACGCCGACTCTGGAACCGAGCAGATCAATGACTGCGGCACGCTGCGCTGGCGCACCGCGAACCGCTTCTCTGCCCCGGTGGTGGTGCGTATGCCGGGAGGGTTTTTCAAGTGCGGCGACCCCTGGCACAGCAAGTCAAGTGAAGTGACATTTGTGCATGAGTTCGGCTGGCAGGTGCTGTTCCCTTCCAACAGCTCCGACGCGGTGGGCCTGCTGCGGTCTGCACTGCGGAGCGAAAATCCGAGCATCTTTTTCGAGCATCGGAATTTGCTTGACGCTGCGAGCGCCCGGCGGCCTTATCCCGGCGACGATTACGTTCTGCCGCTGGGCAAGGCCGCTTGTCTCCAGGAAGGTAGCGACGTCACGGTGGTGACCTGGGGCGCGATGGTGGAGCGCTGCCTCACTGCGGCCGCTGAGCAGGCCGGCTCGATTGAGATTCTTGATCTGCGGACGCTGATGCCCTGGGACAAGGAAGCCGTGCTGGCCTCGGTGCGCAAAACCGCGCGCTGCCTGATCGTTCATGAAGATACGCTCACCGCCGGGTTTGGCGCCGAAATCGCCGCCACCCTGGCTCAGGAAGCTTTTCTCTCGCTGGACGCACCGATCGAGCGGCTGGCCGTACCCGACGTCCCCATGCCGTATAACGTCGGCCTGTTGAACGCCCTCTTACCCAGCGTGGACTCCATCCGCGCCGCTATCTCCCGCTTGTTGGCCTACTGAGGTACCGCGTGCCACGAGTGGGTGTCGTATCAGTGGCCGGCTGCACGGATCGCTCCGGCCAGTACGGTTGTCCTTAGGTCCGCCAGCGGCGTGATGGCCATCGGAAAGTGACCGATCTGCGTGAAAGGGTCGAGGCCGTGCTCATAGAGCACCACCGGTTGTGCCGCCGTCATCGCGCCCGGCTGCAGCGCACCACCCGGCAACTTGAACTCCCAAATCGTGCCTTCCAGCGGCCGCATGGCGCCATTGTCACTTACTTCTACTCTTCCCATGTAGGAGCCTGCGTAGAGCACGCGCACCTTCAGGGGGCCGTGAATTACGTTCTGGCTGGTGTTGAGCACCCGGACCGCAAACGAGACGGTGTGCGTCTTCAGGTTATAGAAGCGCTCCAAAAATTGCAGCTTCACCTGCCCGCTTACGTCCACCAGGTTGGCCAGCGCCGGGCTGCCGTGGCGCACCGCGTCGCCGTCGACGCGGATCGTCGTGGTCCACACTTGCGCCACGCCTTCCGGATTGGCGACCCACAGCGGGTGAAACGCCCCGGCAGCGTCGGCCGCCAGTCCCATGGTGTGTCCGCCATGAAATGCAAACCATGGCAATGCGAGATCGTTGAACAACGGCACGCGTCCGCCACGGCTAGGATCGTAATCCGCCGTTGAGGCCTTGACGCCCGGCACAAATGTATCGCCGCCGTCGCGCGAGGCGCGAAAGCGCACCGCCCACCCCAGGTTGTCCGGCTGATCGCGCCGGTCCAGCCACATTACTCCCACCACTCCGCGATCGTTCACGGCGACGGTGCCATGGATATCGTCGGGCCCGTTCAGATGGTCACCATCCCGGCGTGCCAGATTGTCATCAAGATTCCGCGGCGCTGACCAGGTTTTGCCAAGATCGCTCGAGTAGGTCAGCCGCACACGCGAGCGGCCCGAATCCCAATCCTCCCAAACCGCGTAGATGCGATCACGGAATGGCCCGTGGGTGTGGTCAATCGCCAGCGTGGTGTAGTAGCTGCCGTTGGCGGCCAAATCCACCCACCAGCGCGTTACCCGGTCTACCTGGCTCTTCAATGGCCAGTTGGGCCTTTGAAAGTGCATGCGCACGACGTTAATAAAGCCCGGACGCCACACGCGTTCGTCCTGCCGCTGGCTGCCGGGCGGAGCGACGGTCGGAACGGGAATCACCAGCGATCCATCGCTCAACAAATCGCCGGGGCCCACATTCACAACTTCGGCATCGGCCTGCACGGGCACGATTTGCGTCACAAACGTCGTACCACCATCGCGCGAGTAGCTAACGCGAATGTCGTGATCGCCGTTCATTCCATAGACAAACAGCCAGCCGTGATGGGGTCCTGGTTGATTGTCAACCGTGAGAAAACTGCGCTCCGCATGAATCATCCGCGTGAACGGCAGCCACGTTTTCCCGCCGTCCAGCGACCGGTCCAACCGGTCGTAGCCATCCGGATATTGTCGCGTCTGTGCTTCCGACAATGAATACGCCACGCCGCCCGGCCCATACTCGCACGCCGGATCCCACGCCTCGAGTTGCGCCTTTTGCCGCAAGCTCAGTTGCCACGTACGCCCGCCGTCAAACGTAACGAACGTATCGACCTGGCTGGTCGGAGCCTCCGGTGGAAACACCATCGAACAGGCAATCAACTCTTTTGCATTATTCGGGTTGGCGCCGATTTCAATTTCATAATGTGGGTCCTGCGCCAGGGCTTTGCTCACCTGCACGCTGGCACCCACCTGGATAGGGCTCTGGGCGGCGGTTAATACACCCATAGACAACAGCGCTGCGCCCATCAGACTCTGAAATCGAATGCGCACGATCCCTCCCTAGTCCTTCCGCCCGCGGTTATACTCCTCCACCAGCGCCCCCAGAGCGCGGTCGTTTTCGCGCGGCGATGCCAGCAGATGTTCGGCAACCGCCAACGCATCCCGCCGCGGCTCATCCTGCCCCAGCTTGAACTTCGCTTCGATCTGTTGCACTTCGATGCGAAATCCCAGAATCCGCGGCAGCCGACGCGTAATCGCTTGCTCCGGGATTTCTGCCGTAGCCCACGGCTGCGGATACGGAGCTTCCATCCGGTCGACAAGCTCCTCCAGCGCCTCCCGCAGTGCGGCAGCATCTTGAAATACGAGCCTTCCGCGACAGTGGACCGCGGTGTAATAGTACGTTGGAGGCATGTCACGACCTGGGTACCAGCTTGACGTCACATAACTGTAGGGACCCTGAAAAATCGCCAGCACCGGCTCCGGTTGCGCCTGGAGTGCGGCCGCGTGTGCATTAGCTCGCGCCAGGTGTCCCGTGAGCCGCCAGCCGCCGGGCTGGGCGTGATCCAGCAACAGGGGCAGGTTGGTCGCCACGGGCGCTCCCTCACTCCCGCTGACCAGCAGCGCCCACGGGTGCGTCTCTATGAGCTCGATGACACTGGCTTCGCTCGGGCGCCATTCCCTCCGTACGTACATCTAAGGCCTCAGGTGCGACTCGTACCAGTTGAGCATCCGGGTCAGTGAATCGATCCGGTGCGGCCGCTCCTGGAAGATATGATGCTCGCGCGGGTAGACCACCATCACCGGATGACGGCCCAGGTCCTGCAGTCCATGGTAAAACTCGTAGCTTTGCGCAGCGGTAACCCGCGCGTCCGCACCGCCTACGACGATCAGCACGGGCGTGTGGCAGTTCGCCAGGTAACGTTCCGGTGAGTGGCGATACAGGAGATCTTCGGCGCCCACAATCTGGCCCCAATAGTTGGACCAATACGACGGTGCGATATCGGAGGTGGTCGCGGCAGAAACCAGATCCGATATTCCAGCCCCCATCATCGCAACCTTAAAGCGATCGGTGTGCGTAATCGTCCACGCGGTCATATAACCGCCGTAGCTCCAGCCGCCAATCCCCAGTCGCGCCGGATCCGCAATGCCCTGCTTCTCGAGCTGCGTGACCCCATCCATGATGTCCTGAAAATCGCCGTCGCCCCACTTTTGATAGTTGGCATCGGCAAACGCCGGCCCCTGTCCATCCGAACCCCGTGGGTTGGGCAGCAAGACGACGTAACCATGCGACGCCAGCATCACCATCCAGTCGTACCAGCTGCCATGAAAATCCGTCACGTAGGCTTCTTCCGGGCCGCCATGCACCCACACCACAGTCGGATACCGCTGCCCCGTCCGATAGCCTGGCGGCAAGAGCAGGACCCCGTAAATCCTCGTCCCGTCCAACGTACTCTTCCATTGAATTTGCCGCGTGTTTGGCAGCAGCCACTGTTTGACCTGCGGATTAGCTTTGGTCAGTACCTGCTCCCGCCCGTTCGCGGCAACGCAGATGTCACCGGGGTCGCTCGGCGTCGCGCACACGAACGCGACCTTACGCCCATCCTTGCTTAGTGAGAATTCCTCTCCGCCGGCGGCGCCGCTCACCGGCGTGATCGCTCCCGTCTTAGCGTTGACCTTCAGGAATACGTTCGAGGAGCCCTGAATCGCCATGCCCAGCAGCTCCTGCCCGTTCGGCTCCCAATGCAAATCTCCGATCGTCGCGGGGTAGTTGGCTCCGATCATGCGCGTCGCGCCGGTCGCCAAGTCACGAACCGCCGGCAGTTCCGCAATCCCGTGCGGCAGCCGCATCGAATACAGAATCGTGTGCCCGTCCGGCGACCAGCTTACCGGTCCACCTCCCGCGTGCGCCACCAGCATTTTTTCGGCTCCGGTATGCACATCGATCAGCGCCAGCTTCGAGATGTACCAGCGGTCGTTATAGTGGGTGGTCGGCGAAGTACGCGCCAGAATCTGGCTCCCATCCGGTGACCAGGCAAAACTGTAGATGCTCCCCGCCTCTTTGGTCAGCAGATGCGCGCTGTGCGTTTCCAGGTCAAAAATCCAGAGCCGGCTAAACAGGTAATGTTCATCTTCCACTGTTTGGTCGTTTCCGGCATGGCGTGCCGCAGTTGTTTTTGCGTCCGGCCGGTCGTTACGCACAAAGGCGATCTGCTTGCCATCG of Acidobacteriota bacterium contains these proteins:
- a CDS encoding S9 family peptidase; amino-acid sequence: MKVALGLALAVGLTTLAGAQAQHAISPAELMSMTNLSDPQLSPNGGMVAYVRDVPSGKCAGQNSQIWLVPSDGSVAPRAFILGGSSNTSPEWAPDGRTIAFLSNRELPPLSLSFRFRVAGSESGQDLASETESTRSRSCRQPQPSQIWTISIQGGDALPLTAIAGGVSGFRWSPDGKQIAFVRNDRPDAKTTAARHAGNDQTVEDEHYLFSRLWIFDLETHSAHLLTKEAGSIYSFAWSPDGSQILARTSPTTHYNDRWYISKLALIDVHTGAEKMLVAHAGGGPVSWSPDGHTILYSMRLPHGIAELPAVRDLATGATRMIGANYPATIGDLHWEPNGQELLGMAIQGSSNVFLKVNAKTGAITPVSGAAGGEEFSLSKDGRKVAFVCATPSDPGDICVAANGREQVLTKANPQVKQWLLPNTRQIQWKSTLDGTRIYGVLLLPPGYRTGQRYPTVVWVHGGPEEAYVTDFHGSWYDWMVMLASHGYVVLLPNPRGSDGQGPAFADANYQKWGDGDFQDIMDGVTQLEKQGIADPARLGIGGWSYGGYMTAWTITHTDRFKVAMMGAGISDLVSAATTSDIAPSYWSNYWGQIVGAEDLLYRHSPERYLANCHTPVLIVVGGADARVTAAQSYEFYHGLQDLGRHPVMVVYPREHHIFQERPHRIDSLTRMLNWYESHLRP
- a CDS encoding FMN-binding negative transcriptional regulator, with the translated sequence MYVRREWRPSEASVIELIETHPWALLVSGSEGAPVATNLPLLLDHAQPGGWRLTGHLARANAHAAALQAQPEPVLAIFQGPYSYVTSSWYPGRDMPPTYYYTAVHCRGRLVFQDAAALREALEELVDRMEAPYPQPWATAEIPEQAITRRLPRILGFRIEVQQIEAKFKLGQDEPRRDALAVAEHLLASPRENDRALGALVEEYNRGRKD
- a CDS encoding exo-alpha-sialidase, whose translation is MRIRFQSLMGAALLSMGVLTAAQSPIQVGASVQVSKALAQDPHYEIEIGANPNNAKELIACSMVFPPEAPTSQVDTFVTFDGGRTWQLSLRQKAQLEAWDPACEYGPGGVAYSLSEAQTRQYPDGYDRLDRSLDGGKTWLPFTRMIHAERSFLTVDNQPGPHHGWLFVYGMNGDHDIRVSYSRDGGTTFVTQIVPVQADAEVVNVGPGDLLSDGSLVIPVPTVAPPGSQRQDERVWRPGFINVVRMHFQRPNWPLKSQVDRVTRWWVDLAANGSYYTTLAIDHTHGPFRDRIYAVWEDWDSGRSRVRLTYSSDLGKTWSAPRNLDDNLARRDGDHLNGPDDIHGTVAVNDRGVVGVMWLDRRDQPDNLGWAVRFRASRDGGDTFVPGVKASTADYDPSRGGRVPLFNDLALPWFAFHGGHTMGLAADAAGAFHPLWVANPEGVAQVWTTTIRVDGDAVRHGSPALANLVDVSGQVKLQFLERFYNLKTHTVSFAVRVLNTSQNVIHGPLKVRVLYAGSYMGRVEVSDNGAMRPLEGTIWEFKLPGGALQPGAMTAAQPVVLYEHGLDPFTQIGHFPMAITPLADLRTTVLAGAIRAAGH
- a CDS encoding pyruvate dehydrogenase gives rise to the protein MLVSRALDALEENELYPKKVPYQFSARGHELGQILLGTMLVGPHDAASGYYRSRPLLLTLGLSAADALAGGMGKTGSVSEGRDIGAVYNLPRPPGEAGVIVLPMSGGVGTQFTTTAGWARAITYYRDELRQASYKGSIAVALGGEASCAANGFWSALNIATTERLPMLFYIEDNGFGISVPGTRQTPGGNIAQNLASFRNLRVWDGDGTDPADTIRCLSGAIMAVRGDRSPALVHLRMPRLSGHSGQDTQAYKSAELLVAERARDPLPRLKAYLVPSAFYEGEWQRLEREADEEVRAALAEVEQRPDPDPATLQRYLFAPQPRVAAMEPATSGARMNMVAAIRRTVEVEMERNPLLLTFGEDVGAKGGVHTATQDLQSRFGPRRVFDTSLSEEGIIGSAVGMALAGLRPVAEIQFRKYADSGTEQINDCGTLRWRTANRFSAPVVVRMPGGFFKCGDPWHSKSSEVTFVHEFGWQVLFPSNSSDAVGLLRSALRSENPSIFFEHRNLLDAASARRPYPGDDYVLPLGKAACLQEGSDVTVVTWGAMVERCLTAAAEQAGSIEILDLRTLMPWDKEAVLASVRKTARCLIVHEDTLTAGFGAEIAATLAQEAFLSLDAPIERLAVPDVPMPYNVGLLNALLPSVDSIRAAISRLLAY